TATGGTAGTAGATGAGGATTTTATACTTATAATAATTCGGAATAATTGATAGTGGCAGAGTTAAGTATAACACTATTTTAATATGGAATCTTTGCATATCTAAATTGAACATAACCAGAAATGATAGTGCTTGTTGAACTTTTAATACTGTTCTTTCTTCACTAGTTATGACCTCAGAAATGATTCTCTATTCTATAGTCTATACACTAATATGAACTTATGTGACTTCAAAAGTGTGACTAtattgttcattgttgcatttttATGGGATATTCAAGTATGAAGCATTGGGCTTGTAACACCTGgcatagaaataaaaaaaaaaagggtacCATAACTATACACAATTAAATGAATCCAGCTTTGATTAGGCTGTTCCACCTAACTAGCACTTGATTGAAGtgtagaaaataataataataataataatactattaATATAAACACTATACATCTAATCTCTCACATTCGATTTGTCGGTCACTATAGTTTTGAGTGTTGACCGTTTTTTCTTTCTCATTGGCAGGACTTGATGTGTGTACATATTTTTGCTGCTGAGACTGTGTGAGGAAGCCAAAACATGTGTATCAGAGGACATGGTGGACTTTTTCCCTTGTCAAGTTTCTTGTGACATAGTAGGCATAATATTATTAGTAGTTTTTTCCCCCTAATCTATGTTGTTCTCTTTCAATAAGTCTagtgttttatatatattatatgatatatataaacataaggGTTGTAGTAACTATGTAATTTGAACCCTAGGCAACACGCACTAAGAGGAGGATTATTTGTACTTATGCTGCAATTTCATGCAGAGCTAGTTTGCAAGCTAATTTACTTTAGTATGTGATGCATAGTTGCCCTCTTTTTTTCCTCCAAATAATTACTCTCCCCATTCTTAGATtaataatacaataaaaaaaatagatgacTAATTAGATGATTTTACATGTTTGATTGAACTATTTAACGATTCATAATATGAAGATGTCTTTGTTGaaataacaaatatatatatatatatatatatatatatatatatatatatatatatatatattattatatatatacaaatgaAGGAAATATGAATAGGAACAACCCTGAATTAGGTCCCAATTGAACTAAATCACCTAATAACGAAAAAGGAACCATGCACATGCTAGGAGGTGGTATCTGCTTGTGTTGATTGATATAAGCAACTCAGAGGAAGAGGAGTACTATACTAGTCTTTGCCTATATGATATTTGCAATGTTAGCATAGATAATGCATTAGGCAATGGGGACACTGACAATATCTAATTAACATCATAAGTTGACCGAAAGGCTAGGACAACTTTAAGTACACTGTCGTGTTAAAAAGAACCTAGgcttttattgatttttatattttttactatatGGGTTTTAAGGGCATGAATATggataaattaaattgaaagtAACGTTAAGTTTAAGAGTGATGATTAATGGTTTTGCATGGCACCTTTAATTAAGGTGTGAATCTTGGCCTAAACAGATTGGTTATGTGGTCAATATCGTAAAAGGTAAACATTTAGTTTTGGGCCCGAATTGAGATTAAGGCAATAAACCTAAGGGAATTCACGCACATGCACATGGATATCTCACCTTTTAGAATAGTATAGAACAGATCAATGTAGATAATATTGAGAATCAATCTTTCTAATTTCGAAATAAGAAAAGTATAAggttttattttatgttttcatgagattaaatacatttaaaattttttaatttttatacattaATTACATTTATTCTTTTAGATGGCTATTTACCAATCAACATAAAAAATGTTTATTTGTTGTTACATGGGGCCGTTGCAAGTAATATAAAAGAAGATTAAATGTAGTTTTAGAAGTTTACAAGTATTTTTAATGTTGAGATAGCACTTTCTTGCTGTTGCTTGAAGGCTTCATGAGTAATTATGGTGGTACCCAAGATCAGAAAGCAAGTTGGCTGCCCGACACATGCCACTGAAAATTGAAACAAAGGAACCCCATATGGTTCTCTGTAGTGTCACAAACCTCGAGTGGTTTGAGAGTACAAAGCCTCATAAAGAAGTAGGACCTTGTACAgcttgaaatataaatataacctgctagttattttattttattttatttttatcgtATATAATAAACCATACACACGGGGACCCTCCAACTTCTGCAAACTGCTTTTTAACTTCAATTAGAAACTATTAATTTTGAATATTAACATTCAATTCGTctcttttttactttttcttccCACTTTTATCAGTGGATTCTGCTACCCTggaaataactttttatatGGGAGAGATCTTTCCAGGTATGCCTTATTTGAAGTATTAGTTAGATTAATCCGATCCTTAGTATACATTTGTTTAATTATTCACAAGAATTTGCTCCCTAAAGGTTTATTTGCATAgtcttttttgtttattttttctctcttgAGATTGAAGTTAATTGCAAACCAAGTCCCCACAATATTTATGTAAACACCGctctaataaaattattatgcTGAATACTCCTATATGGGATGCCAATATAATCATAACAAAATAAAAGGTGTTATGTGTAATGTCTAAAGATAACTATATAATTTACTCTCTTATCACTATGAGTGGAAATGCAAAGACAACGAGCAAGTTGGGGGTATGCATTGAATCAAGTTGTCTACACAATAGATGGTTATATGTATAATAATTACGTCTAAAAATCGATTAAGAAGAATGTGGTAAGCATAACAAAAGCATAAGACCCCAAATGTTTGCCATTTTCAAAAGGCAAGTCCTTTTCTTAAAAACCACTAATTTAAACAAACCATAAAATGCTTGTACACGTTGTTGTGGCACTATTATCTATTAAGCAGCTGTGGACCTGAAGCTATTGACTAGGGGGAACCAGACAGTGCACGGAACATAACAGTAAGTGCTTCCTTCAACAAGAGGCTATTTAAGCTAGTAGTAAGCACTAGGCAGTTTTTTCAACATAAGGTCATGAAGAATTCTATGTCCTAACGTATGGAAAATTGATGAATAAAAGATGAGAAGGAAGCCTCCCtgcaaacaaacaaaaaaaaaaaaaaaagaaagaaagaaaaaacaacCATTATGTTTTTTTCCTCGCTCTGTCCAGTTTGAAGTTAACTACACCCCTTCGCCCCTTCCATTTTTTTCTTGGTCATCATTTCAAAATGCAAATTCATAATGTCGAGTCCTTTTCTGAGCGTCTATGAAAAACGAGAGTTTTAGAGATGTTTATAGCATCTATTGAAGCATTATTGAACTTTATTTTGTCTTTGCTCCAACCTTCTTGGTTGGGTTGAAAATAATTGTTCATAAAATACAACTAGCATAACTTACAACTATCAATTCAAATCATAGCCGTTCATTCCTTTTATGTGCCTTCTGTTTTTTTCCAATTTCCCCCCTCTCACTCATCAACATCTGTGGTGGCGATTATATTTGTAATGAGATATGTCAGCGTATGTATACAAAAATGACACTGTTGGGGGAACGTTCAATTAGAGTCCTCAAATATTTGTATGCCTTAAATTTatgaaaaacaaacaaaacatcATCATCAAATTAAAAGTTGTCGTGGACACGGATTGTATATATGTTTAAATTCTCCTCAGCATTTTCCCACCTAAGTACCTAACAAAGTATTCAGcctcttcaaaaaaaaaaaaattcaacctCAAGCATAATGTACACGTTAAAGTTTAAATAATTGTCATGATTCCAGTCAATTTTCTACAAACTAGTTAGTAGCaatatttttcatactttttatctcaacaaatatatcttttcctcaATGATTTTCATGTGGAGATTAAGAATCAGATTCAGAGAATCAGAACTTAGAAGGGCTAGCCATGGAGATGATCACTACACCACAAAAACTAATGGGAATGGCGCTGTCCCCACTGCTCTATTATGTGTCTAACAATTTCGTGGGCGTGGGGTTATCAGGGCCACgcttattttttttcatgatATTTCTTAGACTGTGGAAGCATAAGCTCATAACCAGAAAAATACAAAGGATATAACTAAAGAAAATGCTGTTAAATAAATCAGCCTTTGAAAGTAGTAATGCAAAACATAGgatttgtttgattctgttTCTTCCCCAAAAAAAAGGTTTTGATTCACATTTATTCTgtaaacaaaaattaacaacTAAATGGAAGAAGGAATAGAAATTCAATTAAGCAAGACTAAACATACGAGAAGTCAAACTGACAGAACAATTTCGAATACAATACGCCCAACCAACAAAGCAATTGACtgaaatgaaatgaaatgaaTGAAATCACCCATCGTATGATGCCATCAAAAGGAATAGTCCATAATAGGTAACTAAAAATGTGTGGTTGGAAGCAGAGGAAGCTCACCGCTTCAGGTGAAAACCAGCAGGAGATGATGCTTAAGTGGGAAGAGGAACGCAGCGCGAGCGGAAGAGAGGATCACGGTGGTGATCACGAGCGTAATCGACGTAAGCATGTGGTCAGCACGTGAGCAATCGCAAGATTCTGGAACATCAGCAGGAGGAGTGTCGGGGGCAGAATGAGGCGGAGCCGGAAGGGAGTTGCCAGAAGAATGTGGAGGAGCACCGTTATTGTTGGATTGGGTCTGTCCCTGGGCCTGGGTCTGGACTTGGACTTGAAGTTTTAGGCCCTGTTGGCAGTGGCCCAATCTGCCGCAAACGAAGTAGCGGGTTCCAGGTGCCGTGAGGTGGATCACTGTTTCCCCGGAGCTGTACGTGGCCATGGCGTTGGCGATAGTACACGTGTCGTAACCTTGTTGGTTAACCTCCACCACATCATAGACCGGCGTATACAAGAACACTGTCAACACGCAACAGAGACTCAGAGGGTTAGAAACTGATAATCGTTAATGTTCCAGTTTCCATGGTTGATGTTAGGTAAGTTTACAATAGAATTGAACTTCATTCCATTTATTCAAAGTAGATTCTccgtcaaaaaaaaaaaagtagattCACTTAATTTGATCTTCTTAAATAAAGTGTAGATCTGAAGTGTTTATGTAAAAAACGTGTCTGGCTTTGGCACAATGACACTGTTTCTGTTAGTAAGGAACATTTTGGAGAACGAAAACCGTTATGCCTTTctgttaataaataaataaattacacaGAAGTGTGTTTGTTAGACATGAATTCTGATATTTGCTCAAAATAGATCGAAAGTTCAACTAAACCGAAGCCGTCAATCAGTTATGCATGTGCATTGTGCTAGATTTGAAGATCGAATTAAGATGGTGGAAACGAATCATCATATATTGTTAATTTCTTGAACTGGAATTCATATACAGAAGAGATAATAATGCATTGTACATATAAAGGTATATACCGAGATCATCGCCAACGGAGAAGGTAGCGGAAGAGGCCCAGGCCTGGATATTGGAAGTGAGATCCCAGCCAGAAGTTTCGCCGACGGTGTGGTTAACACCGCAGACGCATTGGAAAAGAATGGAAGTGATTATGATCATAACGATAGCCTTCGCTGCCCATGCTGCCCTCAGTTGCTCCATTTTCCTTCAAACAAAACCAATAATCAAACACACATGAATCAATTTCATCAACTATTTATAAACTGATAGTGGACGAATTTATCTAATTGCAACAAATCATACATCTATAAAAGTTCTCTGAAGAATAATTTTGACGTACGTGCAAATGCAAATGAATATCAAATTTTTCTCCGAGCAAGTAATTTGGATTTGCATATTCGGAAAATTAAATGGAACAAGTTGATCATTGTGCAGTTTGATTTTCTCGAGAAAATGGAAAATGAAATTCGAGGTATGTACCTTTAGCAATAATatgagagaagaagagaaaatcgTAGCTAGCTGAGAATTCAGAGAAAAGGAAGGTAGGGCGGTAACAACAGACTAACAGTGATGAATGACAGAGTGAGAGTCCATAGTGTTTTCCCGccttttttaaattgtttgagagagagagagagagagagagagagagatttcaCGCTTCATGGCATGCTTTCTCATTCCGTTGCAGAGAATATGCTACAATGCGGGCGCACTAACCATAAGAATCGTGGACACGCAGTGTAagttaagattttattttattttttattttttagcatAAATACTTTGatcacaaaaaataattatttatattttacaaTATCTTTTCatttacatatttttaatataataatcaattactaaaataattaaattcaacATAACAGAATaattcaatttattataattgaataattaaatatttctaaaacagcttaatcaattttttaatgaatatcaaatatgtatttttataagttaactaattattagttaatttttgtgtttatataataatatgattatttttttaattaccaAAGGAAGTATTCTTAAGCAGCAAAAATTATTCTTGAAAATCGAATTGGACTATTCGGCCTGGGTTAATATGTTAATGAGAACCAGTCATGTGTCTAATccaataacataaaaattaaatacaaaaaacaCTCTTATGTGATGGACAAAAATA
The genomic region above belongs to Arachis stenosperma cultivar V10309 chromosome 5, arast.V10309.gnm1.PFL2, whole genome shotgun sequence and contains:
- the LOC130979492 gene encoding chemocyanin-like encodes the protein MEQLRAAWAAKAIVMIIITSILFQCVCGVNHTVGETSGWDLTSNIQAWASSATFSVGDDLVFLYTPVYDVVEVNQQGYDTCTIANAMATYSSGETVIHLTAPGTRYFVCGRLGHCQQGLKLQVQVQTQAQGQTQSNNNGAPPHSSGNSLPAPPHSAPDTPPADVPESCDCSRADHMLTSITLVITTVILSSARAAFLFPLKHHLLLVFT